One window of the Chitinophaga niabensis genome contains the following:
- a CDS encoding SusD/RagB family nutrient-binding outer membrane lipoprotein, protein MKIIYKITGVVLMLGLFVTSCTKDFTKINTNPNASPEALPSQLLRPALVKTLTVNMLRNRNFNNELMQVTVDASDAEGKVFRYDYRANWSDYLYNGWYLQLTNFKEIYRIASDSGLNYNRSYSGISLVCQAWIYSMLTDTYGDVPFSESNRAKEDSITEPKFDAQKDIYMGLFKMLDTANTLLTTGTAIDGSSDPVYNGNISLWRRFCNSLQLRLLMRVSGKAEIAPMAIAKIKDIVDTRASTYPIMTDSSHSAILRWTGAGLLVSPYVGGVREQDFRTPGLASFFIDNLVAWSDPRISIPLPWGNGTFNRWGISPASGAYLGIPSGYAAGENPPKKSYFLSNTSAVSMQTEPLAGQIMNTAEVKFILAEAALKKWINGSAATFYNAGARESIKMWLPNWNLDIQAFLTAADIEWEEGLTDDLKMERIHLQKYYALFLADLQQWFEYRRTGHPVLPKGAGLRNNGVMPARMTYPVLIQSTNPTNYKLAVTAQGPDQISTQVWWQKP, encoded by the coding sequence ATGAAGATTATATATAAGATCACAGGTGTTGTGTTGATGCTCGGTCTGTTTGTGACGTCTTGTACAAAAGATTTTACGAAGATCAATACCAATCCAAATGCTTCTCCGGAAGCATTGCCATCGCAGCTTTTGAGGCCAGCGCTGGTAAAGACCCTTACCGTTAATATGTTGCGCAACCGTAACTTTAATAACGAGTTGATGCAGGTAACAGTAGATGCGAGTGATGCAGAGGGAAAAGTTTTCAGGTATGATTACCGCGCCAACTGGTCAGATTACCTGTATAATGGCTGGTATCTCCAACTGACCAATTTTAAAGAGATCTACAGGATTGCCAGTGACTCCGGTTTGAATTACAACAGGTCCTACTCGGGTATTTCCCTTGTTTGCCAGGCATGGATCTATTCTATGCTCACAGATACTTATGGAGATGTACCTTTTTCCGAATCAAACAGGGCAAAGGAAGATAGTATCACTGAACCTAAGTTTGATGCGCAGAAGGATATTTACATGGGACTCTTTAAGATGCTGGATACAGCTAATACTTTGCTGACAACCGGTACCGCTATCGATGGAAGCTCCGACCCGGTCTATAATGGGAATATCAGCCTTTGGCGCAGATTCTGCAACTCCCTGCAATTAAGATTACTGATGCGGGTTTCCGGTAAAGCAGAAATAGCTCCGATGGCCATTGCAAAGATCAAGGATATAGTAGATACCAGGGCCAGTACTTATCCTATCATGACAGACAGCAGCCATTCTGCTATTCTGAGATGGACGGGTGCAGGATTACTTGTTTCACCATATGTGGGTGGTGTAAGGGAACAGGATTTCAGAACGCCAGGCCTGGCCAGTTTCTTTATTGATAACCTGGTGGCCTGGAGTGATCCAAGGATCAGCATACCGCTTCCCTGGGGTAACGGAACTTTTAACAGATGGGGTATTTCCCCGGCTTCCGGAGCATACCTGGGAATTCCGAGCGGTTATGCAGCAGGAGAGAATCCGCCTAAAAAATCCTATTTCTTGTCCAATACCTCTGCCGTTTCTATGCAAACAGAACCATTGGCAGGGCAGATCATGAATACAGCTGAGGTGAAATTTATTCTTGCTGAGGCCGCTTTAAAGAAATGGATCAACGGTTCTGCTGCTACCTTCTATAATGCGGGCGCCCGTGAGAGCATTAAAATGTGGTTGCCTAACTGGAACCTGGATATCCAGGCCTTCCTGACAGCGGCTGATATTGAATGGGAAGAGGGATTAACAGATGACTTAAAAATGGAGCGGATCCATTTGCAGAAATACTATGCGCTTTTCCTCGCGGATCTGCAGCAATGGTTTGAATACCGCCGTACAGGTCACCCTGTATTACCTAAAGGCGCCGGTTTAAGGAATAATGGTGTGATGCCGGCAAGGATGACTTATCCTGTGCTGATCCAATCCACCAATCCTACTAATTATAAACTTGCTGTAACCGCACAGGGGCCAGATCAGATCTCTACACAGGTGTGGTGGCAAAAACCGTAA
- a CDS encoding DUF5689 domain-containing protein, whose translation MKNITIYSFFLLSLCLFLGCEKYGNYPGGEISPYIAIYDIRGMYKGTDLTLTKENMLGSTKLSAMVVSDFAGGNMVEGLLIVQDKRRLNELRGIAIPLGADAANYTSGDSLIIEMEGKVLKKVDGRMLITGVTTKDIRKVSSGNAIPAPRVPAHLILANPAKYESTLGVIVKGGFDPLPVPGDVFSGVKTLNDGFANIPLVSDADAEFANTSLPIMANYYGIVYVKPTPKSDSLGVDFRIRRSGDVKILSAVVDIPSVVITGLMTDVKGGDGNYEYVQFMATKDINFALTPYAMVATTNPNAAIPTGYPAQGWATGQQRTYKINITTGTVAKGAFFYVGGAGRMINGSGSTAIPATKWVRGLNYTTTDGDGFGTKTGGLFANSGNATGVAIFEGINVTVDSKPVDAMFVNGGGSLYTPTPTPQGYRIPNSDWYDIKNPITLEDQPYYRAGTNTMFVPYLTADQGYFYLLGGEYSIPLAKWTKARTQNYITLEKTSTLADIEGVGAFVLKQ comes from the coding sequence ATGAAAAATATAACAATATATTCCTTCTTTTTGCTGTCTCTGTGCCTGTTCCTGGGATGTGAGAAATACGGCAACTATCCGGGAGGGGAGATCAGTCCTTATATAGCTATCTACGACATCAGAGGTATGTACAAGGGCACCGACCTTACCCTTACTAAAGAGAATATGCTTGGATCTACCAAGCTGTCTGCCATGGTGGTTTCTGATTTTGCCGGTGGCAACATGGTGGAAGGTTTGCTGATAGTACAGGACAAACGCCGTTTGAATGAATTACGCGGGATTGCGATACCGTTGGGAGCGGATGCTGCTAATTATACATCCGGTGATTCCCTGATCATTGAAATGGAAGGTAAAGTGCTGAAGAAAGTGGATGGCAGGATGCTGATCACTGGTGTTACAACCAAAGATATCAGGAAAGTATCTTCCGGAAATGCCATTCCTGCACCAAGGGTACCAGCGCATTTAATATTGGCGAACCCCGCGAAATATGAAAGTACTTTGGGTGTTATTGTAAAGGGCGGTTTTGATCCCTTACCTGTTCCAGGCGATGTGTTTTCAGGTGTGAAAACGCTCAATGACGGTTTTGCTAATATTCCCCTGGTATCAGATGCCGATGCCGAATTTGCAAATACCTCCCTGCCCATCATGGCCAATTATTATGGGATCGTTTATGTGAAACCTACTCCTAAATCTGACTCACTTGGCGTGGATTTCCGCATACGCAGGTCCGGTGATGTTAAAATACTGAGCGCTGTTGTGGACATTCCGTCTGTTGTTATCACAGGTCTGATGACGGATGTGAAAGGCGGCGACGGTAACTATGAGTATGTACAGTTTATGGCAACAAAGGATATCAACTTTGCCCTGACGCCTTATGCCATGGTGGCTACCACCAATCCCAATGCAGCTATCCCTACAGGTTATCCTGCCCAGGGATGGGCTACCGGGCAGCAACGTACATATAAGATCAATATCACAACAGGTACTGTTGCTAAAGGTGCTTTCTTCTATGTAGGCGGCGCCGGCAGAATGATCAATGGTTCAGGATCTACTGCCATTCCTGCTACTAAATGGGTGAGGGGCCTCAATTATACGACTACTGACGGAGATGGCTTCGGTACTAAAACGGGTGGTTTGTTTGCCAACAGTGGCAACGCTACCGGCGTGGCTATCTTTGAAGGTATCAATGTTACCGTTGATTCCAAACCGGTGGATGCCATGTTTGTGAATGGAGGTGGTAGTTTATATACGCCAACACCCACTCCGCAAGGTTATAGAATTCCAAACAGTGACTGGTATGATATTAAGAACCCGATCACGCTGGAAGACCAGCCTTATTACAGAGCAGGTACCAATACCATGTTCGTTCCTTATCTTACAGCAGACCAGGGTTATTTTTACCTGCTGGGCGGTGAGTATAGCATACCATTAGCAAAATGGACAAAAGCCAGGACGCAAAACTATATTACATTGGAAAAAACGTCCACACTCGCTGATATCGAAGGAGTAGGTGCCTTTGTACTGAAGCAATAA
- a CDS encoding RNA polymerase sigma factor: MLRLLAQGDENAFQQLFRHYWSQVYGAALRFTKSPEQARDLAQDIFLKVWLNRTKMEEVRNFPAFLYTISRNLIHDHLHNKVFRESNQEFLQAYFTYTENTPQRLLENKELGRLLQEAVDTLQPQLKQVFTLGRLKGFKHEEIALQLKITPLSSKVYMVRALMAIRKYLEKHADKLIFLFGFLLLSY, from the coding sequence TTGCTCCGGCTGTTGGCACAGGGAGACGAAAACGCATTTCAGCAACTCTTCAGGCATTACTGGAGCCAGGTATATGGCGCCGCGCTCCGGTTTACAAAATCTCCGGAACAGGCCAGGGACCTGGCACAGGACATTTTCCTCAAGGTGTGGCTGAACCGCACGAAGATGGAGGAGGTGCGTAATTTCCCTGCCTTTTTATATACCATCAGCCGCAATCTTATTCACGATCATCTTCATAATAAAGTTTTCAGGGAATCGAATCAGGAATTCCTGCAGGCTTACTTTACCTATACCGAAAATACTCCCCAGCGTTTGCTGGAGAACAAAGAGCTGGGTCGGCTTTTGCAGGAGGCGGTAGACACTTTGCAGCCGCAATTGAAACAGGTGTTTACATTGGGCCGCCTGAAAGGGTTTAAACATGAGGAGATTGCCCTGCAATTGAAGATCACCCCGCTTTCCTCTAAAGTTTATATGGTGAGGGCTTTGATGGCCATCCGCAAATACCTGGAAAAACATGCGGACAAACTGATATTCCTGTTTGGTTTCCTGCTTCTTTCATATTAA
- a CDS encoding FecR family protein produces MQDSDFKALFQKYLDETISPEEFAQLEVFIRNNYPAQEAEALWGEALANRAYAASDATHDLDAIFSDITKRRPVRLGWIKFAAAAAIIVVVVTGGLYRFSRQSPAVKTLAVQDVAPGGNKAMLTLADGSVVTLDSTGNQVIQQGGTAVKQTGGQLTYDGGSNDDVISFNTLTTPNGGQFQVRLSDGTRVWMNAASSLRYPTTFSGHERKVEVRGEVYFEVAKDAARPFAVQAGTMKVEVLGTHFNVNAYDGLSTTLLEGAVKVSSLSRGDHVVLQPGQQAQLSDGIKVVSNPDIDKIMAWKNDLFNFEGASFKEVMQELERWYDIEVVYAGGVPDIRFGGELSRNKSLAGLIEALRDAEVHFEIKGRQLIVRK; encoded by the coding sequence ATGCAAGACAGCGATTTTAAAGCATTGTTCCAGAAATACCTGGATGAAACCATCAGCCCGGAAGAGTTTGCTCAACTGGAAGTATTTATCCGGAACAATTATCCTGCGCAGGAGGCGGAAGCTTTGTGGGGAGAGGCGCTGGCTAACAGGGCTTATGCTGCCAGTGATGCAACACATGACCTGGATGCAATATTCAGCGATATCACAAAACGCAGGCCTGTACGCCTGGGCTGGATAAAATTTGCTGCTGCAGCAGCCATTATAGTTGTAGTGGTAACAGGAGGGCTTTACCGTTTTTCCCGGCAATCTCCTGCTGTGAAAACATTGGCGGTACAGGACGTTGCGCCGGGAGGTAACAAAGCCATGCTTACACTGGCTGACGGGTCTGTGGTTACGTTGGACAGTACGGGCAACCAGGTGATACAACAAGGCGGAACAGCTGTAAAGCAAACCGGTGGCCAGCTAACATACGATGGGGGGAGCAATGATGATGTCATCAGTTTTAATACCCTCACTACACCCAATGGCGGGCAGTTCCAGGTGAGATTATCCGATGGTACCAGGGTATGGATGAATGCCGCTTCCTCATTACGTTATCCCACTACATTTAGTGGTCATGAAAGGAAAGTGGAGGTAAGGGGGGAAGTATATTTTGAAGTGGCGAAGGATGCGGCCAGACCTTTTGCAGTGCAGGCAGGGACTATGAAAGTGGAAGTGCTGGGCACGCATTTTAATGTTAATGCTTATGATGGATTGAGCACTACGTTATTGGAAGGCGCTGTGAAGGTGAGCAGTTTGTCCCGCGGAGATCACGTGGTATTACAACCTGGGCAGCAGGCACAATTATCTGATGGTATTAAAGTAGTGAGCAATCCTGATATTGATAAAATAATGGCCTGGAAGAATGACCTCTTCAATTTTGAGGGTGCCAGTTTCAAAGAAGTGATGCAGGAGCTGGAGCGCTGGTATGATATTGAAGTGGTGTATGCAGGTGGTGTGCCGGATATCCGCTTTGGCGGGGAATTGAGCAGGAATAAAAGTTTAGCGGGCTTAATAGAAGCGCTGCGGGATGCCGAGGTGCATTTTGAGATCAAAGGCAGGCAGCTGATCGTAAGGAAATAG
- a CDS encoding SusC/RagA family TonB-linked outer membrane protein yields the protein MKLTAFLLTVVFLSAHAKGSGQSVTLSGKDVSLKNIFATIKKQTGYVVFYNRDLLEDTRPVSLTVRDLPLEGFLKIVLQDQPLNFRIDGKDIILSRKPALWKPSGAVLIDVRGRVTDDKGTPLPGATVRVKNTSNTVSTNQDGTFEVKGLQGKAVLIVSFIGYKTKEVYAEEGSALNIQLELSSEALQQVMVTGYQTISKERATGSFTTVGKEMLSKRPVSNISTALQGLVAGMQAKENEDGSMSFLIRGNTTLYADRRPLIVVDGFPIASSDFSDINPNDVESVTVLKDAAAASIWGARAANGVIVIVSKKARTGGRLQVNASAFTRISKMVDLDQVLTQANSGDQVAYERKAFDNGWFFFPYAGGFTDVTNSLTLAQELLFANKNGKISTADMNAGLDLLSKTSNRSQIRDLLMQRAILNQYNVSLQTGTDRAKTYASVMYESEKGAYKGNNSNRFNLNLNNDFKLTKFLNFNIGANLQYRKRETSGATITEIQELSPYEMLLNPDGSYGTNLKTYNREQLALIPFNKFPYSDWSYNLLREVNSRKLSSEALNARIQAGLNVRLMKGLSFDAKFQYERGKTDYADFYSDNTFYARSLNNTLTEYNNNTKTVGRSFLPKGGILKPRTFTDASGRQFDMSNVNLESYLIRNQLSFDRTFEGKHGVSVIAGMELSQATSSSQANPYVYGYFSDKLQTTAPPYGYGSSLDLLTNFTGATTTVPGGNTVFTWERNKFVSFYGNASYTYDHKYTLSGSMRSDASNFITDDPALRWSPLWSVGFKWNAKEENFMKDVELFDRLELRVTYGKNGNVERSTSTKALLNVGGSLNANTGTITATIADNGNPGLRWEKTTSANLGLDFAMLKNKLFGSIDIYNKKGEGIIGNIALPAASGTTIQKFNNAGITNKGIELTIGANLDIPNTPVRYTTSFNYAYNHNRINSLYSPSLYVYQLIGGEFVEGRPVNAVYSFTYKGMKDGIPQVAGPKGSLQSFNDVALYNRGLGLPFLNYEGTTTPPHTLGWVNTIQAYNFTLTAIFVGKMGGVYRNPGFNYAATVGSGKVFVNKYVNDVLAGNPDIPGFANPNETKLYLWDRYAPALSSLVESSSYIECKELTLEYNLPRRLINTMQIDNLKIFAQSRDLGLIWAANSKGYNPDWLPGTNRPVQTYTFGVNLQF from the coding sequence ATGAAACTGACCGCTTTTTTACTTACGGTTGTTTTTCTGAGTGCACACGCTAAAGGATCGGGACAATCTGTTACACTTTCCGGGAAAGATGTATCCCTGAAGAACATTTTTGCTACCATTAAAAAGCAAACCGGCTACGTGGTTTTTTATAACCGCGACCTGCTGGAAGATACCCGTCCTGTTTCATTGACGGTCAGGGACCTTCCGCTGGAGGGGTTCCTGAAGATCGTGTTGCAGGACCAGCCCCTGAATTTCCGGATTGACGGGAAGGATATTATCCTTTCCCGCAAACCTGCATTGTGGAAACCTTCAGGCGCGGTATTGATAGATGTGCGTGGAAGGGTAACGGATGATAAAGGAACACCATTGCCGGGAGCCACTGTTCGGGTTAAAAATACCAGCAACACTGTTTCTACCAATCAGGATGGAACGTTTGAGGTAAAAGGGTTACAGGGTAAAGCGGTACTGATCGTTTCTTTTATAGGTTATAAAACGAAGGAAGTGTATGCAGAGGAAGGCAGTGCCCTGAACATACAACTGGAACTGTCGTCAGAAGCATTACAACAGGTAATGGTGACGGGGTATCAAACCATTTCCAAGGAAAGGGCTACGGGTTCTTTCACAACTGTAGGTAAGGAGATGTTGAGCAAGCGGCCGGTATCTAATATTTCAACTGCATTGCAAGGCCTGGTGGCAGGTATGCAGGCAAAAGAAAACGAAGATGGCAGCATGAGTTTCCTCATTCGTGGTAATACCACTTTGTATGCAGACAGAAGGCCTTTAATTGTAGTGGATGGTTTCCCGATAGCAAGCAGTGACTTTTCTGATATTAATCCTAACGATGTAGAGTCTGTAACTGTATTAAAAGATGCTGCGGCAGCTTCCATATGGGGCGCGCGTGCAGCAAACGGTGTGATTGTGATCGTTTCCAAAAAAGCAAGAACAGGCGGCAGATTACAGGTGAACGCCAGTGCCTTCACCAGGATCTCCAAAATGGTGGATCTTGACCAGGTACTTACACAGGCCAACTCAGGAGATCAGGTGGCATATGAGCGGAAAGCTTTTGATAATGGCTGGTTCTTTTTTCCATACGCAGGCGGTTTCACGGATGTTACTAATTCACTGACACTGGCGCAGGAACTTTTATTTGCAAATAAGAATGGAAAGATCAGCACTGCTGATATGAATGCAGGGCTGGACCTTTTGAGCAAAACGAGCAACCGCTCCCAGATCAGGGACCTGCTGATGCAAAGAGCCATCCTTAACCAATATAATGTAAGCCTGCAAACAGGAACGGACCGTGCTAAAACATATGCTTCCGTGATGTATGAAAGTGAAAAAGGTGCTTACAAGGGAAATAATTCCAATCGTTTCAATCTCAATCTGAATAATGATTTTAAACTTACAAAGTTCCTGAATTTTAACATCGGCGCTAACCTGCAATACAGAAAACGTGAAACCAGCGGTGCTACCATTACAGAGATCCAGGAACTGTCTCCCTATGAAATGTTGCTGAACCCTGACGGTAGTTATGGTACTAACCTGAAAACGTACAACAGGGAACAACTGGCACTGATCCCATTTAATAAATTCCCTTATTCAGACTGGTCTTACAACCTGCTGCGTGAGGTGAACAGCAGAAAGCTAAGCAGTGAGGCCCTAAACGCCAGGATACAGGCAGGCCTGAATGTGAGACTGATGAAAGGACTCAGCTTTGATGCTAAATTCCAGTACGAAAGAGGCAAAACAGATTATGCAGATTTTTATAGTGACAATACTTTCTATGCCCGGAGTTTAAACAATACGCTTACGGAGTATAATAATAATACGAAAACGGTGGGGCGTTCCTTCCTGCCCAAAGGTGGTATTTTAAAACCACGGACTTTTACAGATGCCAGTGGCCGCCAGTTTGATATGAGTAATGTCAACCTGGAGAGTTACCTGATCCGCAATCAACTTAGTTTTGACAGGACCTTCGAGGGAAAACACGGCGTTTCAGTTATTGCCGGGATGGAGTTGTCTCAGGCTACCAGTAGCAGCCAGGCCAACCCTTATGTATATGGTTATTTTTCTGATAAGCTCCAGACTACCGCACCACCATATGGTTATGGCAGCTCGCTAGATCTGCTGACGAATTTTACGGGTGCCACTACTACCGTTCCTGGCGGAAATACAGTATTCACCTGGGAACGGAACAAGTTTGTTTCTTTTTATGGTAATGCCTCTTATACTTATGATCACAAATATACCCTCTCAGGTAGCATGAGAAGTGATGCTTCCAATTTTATTACAGATGATCCGGCATTGCGCTGGTCGCCATTATGGTCTGTAGGTTTTAAATGGAATGCAAAGGAGGAGAATTTCATGAAGGATGTGGAGTTGTTTGACCGCCTGGAACTCCGTGTTACTTATGGTAAGAACGGGAACGTGGAAAGGTCTACTTCCACCAAAGCCTTGTTGAATGTGGGCGGCAGCCTGAATGCAAATACCGGTACCATCACGGCTACGATAGCAGATAATGGTAATCCGGGCCTGCGTTGGGAGAAAACAACCAGTGCCAACCTGGGATTGGATTTTGCGATGCTGAAGAACAAACTCTTTGGATCTATAGATATCTATAATAAAAAAGGAGAGGGCATCATCGGTAATATTGCTTTGCCTGCAGCTTCCGGTACCACTATTCAGAAATTCAATAATGCAGGGATCACCAATAAAGGAATTGAACTGACCATAGGCGCTAACCTTGATATACCGAATACACCTGTTCGTTACACTACTTCCTTTAACTATGCCTACAATCATAACAGGATCAATAGTCTTTACAGCCCTTCCCTGTATGTATACCAGCTGATAGGTGGAGAGTTTGTGGAAGGCCGCCCGGTGAATGCAGTATATTCCTTTACTTATAAAGGGATGAAGGATGGTATACCACAAGTGGCCGGCCCCAAAGGAAGTTTACAATCGTTCAATGATGTGGCCCTGTACAACCGTGGGCTGGGATTACCTTTTCTGAATTATGAAGGTACCACCACCCCACCGCATACATTGGGTTGGGTGAATACCATTCAGGCATACAACTTTACGCTGACCGCCATATTTGTTGGCAAAATGGGTGGGGTTTACCGTAATCCCGGCTTTAACTATGCGGCCACTGTGGGTAGCGGTAAAGTATTTGTGAATAAATATGTGAATGATGTATTAGCGGGTAACCCTGATATTCCGGGCTTTGCAAATCCCAATGAAACCAAACTTTACCTGTGGGACCGTTATGCGCCGGCATTGAGCAGCCTTGTTGAAAGTTCTTCTTATATAGAATGTAAAGAGCTGACGCTGGAATACAATTTACCCAGGAGACTTATCAACACCATGCAGATAGATAACCTGAAGATCTTTGCACAAAGCAGGGACCTGGGCCTGATATGGGCAGCCAATAGCAAAGGCTATAATCCAGATTGGCTGCCGGGTACAAACAGGCCTGTGCAGACTTATACATTTGGTGTAAACCTTCAATTTTAA
- a CDS encoding RagB/SusD family nutrient uptake outer membrane protein: MKLYIITGIILLAGCKKYLEEEPKKQASIQTVAQLEALVDNAPIFYEEADITSVYSTDDNEITKDLYKKNPGAFTIDNMQYYVFSVDGLIGAAADALWNAEFKKIFTANLILANIDNVTGDQATRDRVRADAYFIRAYSYWVLVNHYCAPYLEANMNSMGLPIKNSIDYTGSLKRATLKETYDFILENIAEAKKTAYDDVDPRRAWRISQKAIAAFMSRYYLFTGDYDKSIEEANKALATTTAKLVDYKTLIPGRATTYANPAVTLNYNELNDWVAAKFLYWTEFYYTRYIYNGSQWFIPSAALLASYDQANDLRYKNLMMPNGGRRFSVVEPATFRYTMFSDGRNAPTGPTVAEVLLNKAEALARKNEAGPAMDAVNMLRLKRMSTYIALTAADKNDAIKKVLEERRREMPFAMRWYDIRRLSVNDHPADDIAVTRDFFNVSITGIDVNTPKTYTLDSKRYLLPINGVEIDASKGQLTQNPY; the protein is encoded by the coding sequence ATGAAGCTATATATAATTACAGGGATCATCCTGCTGGCCGGATGTAAAAAATACCTGGAAGAAGAACCGAAGAAACAGGCCAGCATTCAAACAGTAGCCCAGCTGGAAGCTTTGGTGGATAATGCACCAATTTTTTATGAAGAGGCGGATATTACCTCAGTATACTCTACTGATGATAATGAAATAACAAAAGACCTGTATAAAAAGAACCCTGGTGCATTTACTATTGATAATATGCAATATTATGTTTTCAGTGTGGATGGATTGATAGGTGCAGCTGCGGATGCATTATGGAATGCGGAATTCAAGAAGATCTTCACTGCTAACCTTATCCTTGCCAATATTGATAATGTAACAGGAGATCAGGCAACGAGGGATCGGGTAAGGGCCGATGCTTATTTTATACGGGCATATTCTTACTGGGTACTGGTGAATCATTACTGTGCGCCTTATCTTGAAGCGAATATGAACAGCATGGGATTGCCCATCAAAAACAGCATTGATTATACCGGTTCCCTTAAAAGGGCCACGTTGAAGGAAACTTATGATTTCATCCTCGAGAATATTGCAGAAGCAAAGAAAACTGCATACGATGATGTTGATCCGCGCCGAGCCTGGCGGATCAGCCAAAAAGCGATTGCTGCATTTATGAGCCGGTACTACCTGTTCACCGGAGATTATGATAAAAGTATTGAGGAAGCGAATAAAGCACTGGCCACTACAACGGCCAAACTGGTGGATTATAAAACATTGATCCCGGGCAGGGCTACCACTTATGCCAACCCGGCTGTTACGCTAAACTACAATGAACTGAATGATTGGGTGGCAGCTAAATTCCTGTACTGGACCGAGTTTTATTATACGCGGTATATCTATAATGGTTCACAGTGGTTTATACCCAGTGCTGCTTTGCTGGCATCTTATGATCAGGCGAATGATCTGCGGTATAAAAACCTGATGATGCCGAACGGTGGCAGAAGGTTTAGCGTAGTGGAGCCGGCTACCTTCCGTTATACCATGTTCAGCGATGGCAGGAATGCGCCAACAGGCCCAACGGTAGCAGAAGTGTTGCTGAATAAGGCAGAAGCACTGGCACGTAAGAACGAGGCAGGCCCTGCCATGGATGCAGTGAATATGCTGCGGTTAAAAAGAATGAGCACCTATATTGCTTTGACGGCCGCTGATAAAAATGATGCCATAAAAAAGGTATTGGAAGAAAGAAGAAGGGAAATGCCTTTTGCGATGCGCTGGTATGATATCCGCCGCCTGAGCGTAAATGATCATCCTGCAGATGATATTGCCGTAACACGTGATTTCTTTAATGTAAGCATTACCGGCATAGATGTGAATACACCTAAAACATATACGCTGGACAGCAAACGTTATCTTCTTCCGATCAATGGTGTTGAAATAGATGCCAGTAAAGGACAACTTACTCAAAACCCTTATTAA